The nucleotide sequence CAGCTCCTCCCGGGAAACGAGTTCACGGGCGGCTCCCCCGTCAAAAGAGACCAAGAGACTCGTCCGGGTTCCGCCGCTGCCTCCATGGCCGATGGACACCAAGACCACCCCCCTCACAAAATGTCCTCAGTTTGGTTACAACAATTTCAAGAAGAGAACTCTTTGTGCCACGTTCTGTCACCTCCCACCGGTCTATACTGAACGTGTCAAAGACCACAGAGATTTGGAGGGATGTCCTTGAACCCCGTTGAACTGGCACGGTGGCAGTTCGCGATCACGACCATTTATCACTTTCTGTTCGTCCCCCTGACCATCGGCATGGTCCTGCTCATCGCCGTCATGGAAACTATATACGTCCGCACCGGCCGGGACGTTTACAAAAAGATGGCCGAGTTTTGGGGGAAGCTTTTCCTCATTAACTTTGCGGTGGGAGTGGTCACCGGCATCCTGCAGGAGTTTCAGTTCGGCATGAACTGGTCGGCCTATTCCCGGTTCGTCGGGGACGTGTTCGGCGCTCCGCTGGCGATCGAAGGACTTTTGGCGTTTTTCATGGAGTCCACTTTTATCGGGCTTTGGCTGTTCGGTCGGGACCGCATTTCCAAACGCCTCCATCTCGCCTCGATTTGGCTGGTGGCGGCGGGGACCGTCCTCTCGGCCTTCTGGATCCTCACGGCCAACTCGTTTATGCAGGAACCCGTCGGGTTCACCCTTCGCAACGGACGCGCGGAGATGTCCGATTTTCTCGGACTCCTGACCAACCCGCAGCTCTGGGTGGAGTTCCCGCACACGGTCCTCGGGGCGTTCGCCACCGGAGCCTTTTTCATCGCGGGGGTGAGCGCCTGGCAAATTTTAAGGCAACGGCATGTCGATCTGTTCCGGCGCTCTTTTCAAATCGCCATTCCGGTGGCCATGGTGTCCAGCATTCTGGTCGCCTTGGTCGGCCACGAACAAGCGCAACATCTTGTGCAGGCGCAACCCATGAAAATGGCCGCATCCGAAGCCCTTTGGAATACGAGTCCGGAATCGGCGCCCTGGACGGTGTTCGCGCTCATCGATGAAAAGACCGGCCGGAACACGATGGAAGTGCAGGTTCCCCACCTGCTCAGCATTCTGGCCTATAACCGGATTGACGGCCAAGTGGAAGGAATCAACCAGTTACAGCAACAATATGTTCAGCAGTACGGGCCCGGCAACTACGTCCCTCCGGTGCAGCTCACGTTCTGGAGTTTTCGAATCATGGTGCTCGCGGGTACCCTGATGATCCTCCTGGGCCTGTACGGGAGTTACCTCGTCGCCAAAAGGAAACTTGCGAACAGCCGCCGTTATCTGCAACTGATGGTCCCGGCCGCGGGGTTGCCGTTTGTGGCCAATATCAGCGGCTGGGTCATGACGGAGGTGGGGAGACAGCCGTGGACTGTGTTCGGTTTTCTGAAAACGGTCGACTCGGTGTCGCCGGCCGTGAGCCCGGGGGAGATCTTGTTCACCCTCATCAGTTTCACGGCCATGTATGGAATCCTCGCGGCGGTGGATATCTTTCTGTTCGTCCGGACCATCCGCCGGGGTCCCGATGAACCGGCTCCGGATGTGCCGGAAACAGATCCCTTTTCGGAGGTGAAGACCGGTGCCGTGGCTCAATGAACTGTGGTTCATCCTGATCGCCGTTCTTTTTATCGGCTTTTTCTTCCTCGAAGGGTTCGATTTCGGCGTGGGCATCGTCACGCCTTTTCTCGGCAAAACGGA is from Kyrpidia tusciae DSM 2912 and encodes:
- a CDS encoding cytochrome ubiquinol oxidase subunit I, with translation MNPVELARWQFAITTIYHFLFVPLTIGMVLLIAVMETIYVRTGRDVYKKMAEFWGKLFLINFAVGVVTGILQEFQFGMNWSAYSRFVGDVFGAPLAIEGLLAFFMESTFIGLWLFGRDRISKRLHLASIWLVAAGTVLSAFWILTANSFMQEPVGFTLRNGRAEMSDFLGLLTNPQLWVEFPHTVLGAFATGAFFIAGVSAWQILRQRHVDLFRRSFQIAIPVAMVSSILVALVGHEQAQHLVQAQPMKMAASEALWNTSPESAPWTVFALIDEKTGRNTMEVQVPHLLSILAYNRIDGQVEGINQLQQQYVQQYGPGNYVPPVQLTFWSFRIMVLAGTLMILLGLYGSYLVAKRKLANSRRYLQLMVPAAGLPFVANISGWVMTEVGRQPWTVFGFLKTVDSVSPAVSPGEILFTLISFTAMYGILAAVDIFLFVRTIRRGPDEPAPDVPETDPFSEVKTGAVAQ